The Actinocorallia herbida DNA window GCCGACGACGCCGTCGGCGAAGGAGTCGGTCCGGCCCACCAGGTGGACGCCGAGGGAGGCCAGGTCGCGGAAGTCGACGGTGTGCCCGCCGCGCGCCCCGCTCACCGCGATGGTGACGTGTTCCGCGCCCTGCGGCGGGGTCTCGGCGTCCCACATGCCGAGCACGCCGAGCCACCAGCAGAAGTCGCGCCCGCGGTAGCTGCGCGGGGGCCGGTCGTGCGGGCCGACGGAGAGGTAGACCTGCCGGCCGGACCGCTGGATCTCCTCGGCGATCTGCACGCCGGACGAGCCGGAGCCGACCACGAGGACCGCGCCCTCGGGCAGTCGGTCCGGGTTGCGGTAGGAGCTGGAGTGGATCTGGTGGGGCACCGCGCCGTCGGGGACGATCGGCGGGATCACCGGCTTCTGGAACGGTCCGGTGGCGGCGACGACGAAGCGCGCCTCGATCGGGCCGTGCGAGGTCTCCACCCGGAAGCCGGGCCTGCCCTCGTTCCTGCGCACCGAGGTCACCTCGACGCCGCACTCGATCGGCGCGTTGATCTTCTGCGCGTACGCGGCGAAGTACTCGGCGACCTGCTCCTTGGACGCGAAGCCCGAAGGGTCGAGGCCGGGGAACTCCATGCCGGGGAAACGGTCGTGCCAGGCCGGTCCGTTCGCCACGAGGGAGTCCCACCGCTCCGAGCGCCAGCGCTCGGCGATGCGGCTCCGCTCCAGCACCAGGTGCGGCACCCCGTGCTCTGACAGGTGCTCGCTCATCGCGACACCGGCCTGTCCCGCCCCGACGACGAGGACTTCGACTTCCCGACTCACCTTTCGACCTCCACTCCGTGCGGCCCGCCACCCCGTTCTCGATCCGGCGGCCCGCACGCAGATCCTCGTTCCACGGCCTGCATTCTGTCCAACAGATGTTGTTGGAGTCGGTCATCTGATTCGTTGATGACGCCGTCGTCGGCCTGGGCGAAGGTGATCTGGCTCACAACCTGTCACAGGGGGCGGGCGGGCGGTGTCCTGTGCCCGAACACCCGAGAACGAAGGAGACATCATGAGCCAGCGCATCGAGGTCGTCGTGGTCGGTGGCGGATACGCCGGGGTCATGGCGGCGAACCGGCTGACCCGGCACGCGGGCGTGACCGTGACGATGATCAACCCGCGGCCGGTGTTCGTCGAGCGGATTCGGCTGCACCAGCTGGCCGGCGGCACCGACGACGCGATCGCCGGTTTCCGCGACGTCCTGGCCGAAGGGGTCCGGCTGATGGTCGAGACCGTCGACCGGATCGACGCCGGGGACCGCGTCGTCCACCTGGCGTCGGGCGGCACGGTCGGCTACGACCACCTGGTCTACGCCGTCGGCAGCCGCGCCGCCGCCCCCGCGGTGCCCGGGGCCGCCGAGTTCGCCCACCCGATCGCCGGGCTGGAGGAGGCCGAGCGGCTCCGCGCGGCCCTCGACGCCGCGCCCGCCGGGGCCGCGGTGACCGTCGTCGGAGGCGGGCCGACCGGCATCGAGACCGCCGCGGAACTCGCCGAGACGGGCCGCGCGGTGACCCTGGTGTGCGGCAAGGTGCTCGGTCCGTACCTGCACGCGAGGGGGCGGCGCTCGGTCGCCCGGCGGATGGCGAAGCTCGGCGTGCGCGTCCTGGAGGGGCCCGGCGCGAAGGCGGTCGCCGTGACCGCCGACAGCGTACGGCTCGCCGACGGCCGCACCCTGCCGAGCGAGGTCACCATCTGGACCGCCGGGTTCGCCGTGCCCGACCTCGCGGCGCGCAGCGGGCTGCGCACCGACGCCGAAGGCCGCCTGCGCACCGACGAGACCCTGACGAGCCTGGACGACCCGCGCATCGTCGCGGCCGGAGACTCGGCCGCGCCGTCGGACCTGCCGCTGCGGATGAGCTGCCAGGCCGCGATCCCCCTGGGCGCCCGCGCCGCCGACACGATCCTCAGCAGGATCGAGGGCGAGACCCCCGAGACCCTCAACCAGGTGTTCGCCGGGCAGTGCATCAGCCTCGGCCGCCGCGCCGGGATCTTCCAGTTCGCCCGAAAGCACGACGTCGCGGTGGGGTTCCACATCGGCGGACGGCCCGGCGCGAAGCTCAAGGAGTTCATCTGCAAGGGCATCATCGAGCACCTCGCGGGCGAGGCGCACGAGCCCGGCTCGTACAAGCTGCACCGCGTCTCGGGCGGCGACCACCGCGACCGGCTGCTGGCGACCCTGCCCGACGCGGCGCCCGCCGTGGCCGAGCACGCACGCTAGGCGGACGGAAGGCACTCGGAGGAAGATCCAGACATGGCAGAAGAAACGGACCCGGCGACCGAGGCGTTCGTCGCCCATCGGAACCTCCTGTTCACCGTCGCCTACGAGATGCTCGGCTCGGCCGCCGACGCCGAGGACGTCCTGCAGGAGACCTGGCTGCGCTGGGCCGACGTGGACCTCGCGCACGTGGAGGAGCCGCGCGCCTATCTCGTCCGGGTGACGACGCGCCAGGCCCTCAACCGGCTGCGGTCGGTGCAGCGCCGCAGGGAGGCCTATGTGGGGCCGTGGCTGCCCGAACCGCTGCTCACCACCCCGGACGTGGCCGAGGACGTCGAACTCGCCGAGAGCGTGTCGATGGCGCTGATGCTCGTCCTGGAGACCCTCGCGCCGGTCGAGCGCGCGGTGTTCGTGCTGCGCGAGGTCTTCGACGTCGGCTACGACGAGATCGCGGAGGCGGTCGGCAAGACGCCGGCGGCGGTCCGCCAGATCGCGCACCGCGCCCGCAAGCACGTCGACGCCCGCCGCCCCCGCATGACGGTGTCGGCCCGCGAGACCCGGGCGGTCGTCGCCTCGTTCCAGCAGGCCCTCGAATCCCGGGACCCGCAGCGCCTCCTCGACGTCCTCGCGCCCGACGTCGTCCTGGTCAGCGACGGCGGCGGCGTGAAGCGGGCGGCGCTGCGCCCCGTCGTCGGGGCCGCGAAGGTCTCCCGCTTCGCCTTCATCGGCTCAGTCGGCTTCGCGACCTCGATCACCTGCGAGCCCGCCGTCATCAACGGCGCCCCGGCACTGCTGATCCTGCTGGACGGCGAAGTCGACGGCGTCATGGCGATGCGCCTCGAAGGGGGCCGCATCGCGGGCCTCTACTACGTCCGCAACCCCGAGAAGCTCTCCCGCCTGACCTCCTCCACCCCCCTCACCCTCCACTGACCGACGGTCCGAGACGAAGGAACGACGATGATCCTGATCACCGGTGCGAACGGCGTCGTGGGGCGCCGCACGATCGATCTCCTGCTGCGGGAGGGCGCGGCCGTCACGGCCGCCACCCGCGGCGGAACTCCGCTCCCCGACGGCGTCACCGCCGCCACCGGCGACCTGTTCGAGCCGCGATGGATCGAGGCGGCTCTGAAGGGCGCGCGGGCGCTGCAGATCAGCCCGCGCGCCACCGGCCCCGGCCTCGGCGACCTGCTCGAGATCGCCGCCGGGCAGGGCGTGCGGCGCGTCGTGCTGCTCTCGGCGACCACCGTGGCGCACCCGGCGGGGGAAGCCCGCTTCGCCGACGGGTTCCGGCGCGCCGAGGAGCTGGTCACCGCGTCCGGCCTGGACTGGACGGTGCTGCGCCTCGCCGACTTCGCCGCGAACTCCCTGGCCTGGGCGCCCCAGCTCAAGGCGGGCGACATCGTGCGCGGCGCCTACGGCGAGGCGGCCACCTCCCCCCTTCACGAGACCGACATCGCCGAGGTCGCCGCCGCGGCCCTCCAGGGCCGCCTCGCCTCCGGCGCCGTGCACACCCTGACCGGCCCGGTGTCCCTCGACCAGCACGAGAAGGTCCGGCTGCTCGGCGACGCCCTCGGCCGGCGGCTCTCCTTCCAGGAACTCCCGCCCGAGCAGGTGCGCCAGGGCATGCTCGCCCAAGGGCTGCCCGAGGAGGTCCCCGCCCGCCTGCTCGGCTCCCTGGCCGACTACGCCCGCGACCCGGGTCCCACGACCGACACCGTCGCACGCCTCCTGGGCCGCCCCGCCCTCACCTTCGCCGCCTGGGCGCGGGACAACGCCGTGGCGTTCGCCCCCTGAACAGCGCCGGCCATCGCCGCGACGTCCTCCGCACCCGCAGCCTCCTTGAACGAGTAGTCAAAGAAGGGAGTGCGACTCGCCGATGGCCGGGCGGGGGGCGCGTTGCCCCGCCTGCGCACGGTGCCAGAGAATTCGGGGATGAGCAGAGCGGGCAGGCCGAAGAACCAGACGGCGCGGCGCGAGGCGCTGGTGACGGCGGCAGGGCGAGCGATCGCCGAGCGGGGGCTGGAGGGCCTGCGGATCAAGGACATCGCGGCCGAGGCGGGCATGTCGGCGGGGTCGGTCCTGTACTACTACCCCGAGCTCGACGACCTGGTGCTCGAGGTGCACCGGGGCGCGGTGGAGGACTTCCTGACGGCCCGGCAGAAGGCGACCGACGCGGAGTCGGCCGAACCGGTGCGCCGCCTGCGGGCGCTGATCGACAGCGGGCTGCCGGCCGGGCCGGAGGACACCCTGCACGGGCTGCTGTACGAGCTGCACCGCCGCGCCGACCGCAGCCCGGGACACGCCACCCTCATGGAGTCCCTGTTCGCGCGGGAGGTCGGCCTGTACGCGCTGGTCCTGGAGGTCGGCGCCGCGACAGGCGCCTTCACCCTCGTCGGACCGGCCGGGGATCTCGCGCGGAACATGGTGGCCCTGGAGGACGGCCACGGCCTGCACATCGTCAGCCGCAACGCCGGCCTCAGGCCGGAGGAGGCACGGCGCCTCATCCTCGCGCACGCCCGGCTCGTCACCGGGTGCGCGGACCTGTGACCCGGGCCCGAGAGGGCCGATTCTTCGATGAAAGGTTCAGATTTACGCGTCTGTAACAACCAACTGTTGACAGGGGTGATTCTCCGTAGTTTGAATCTCGGGTCAAAGAATCGGAGACCCCCATGACCGCATCACCTCAAGACCGCACCCGGCCGGACCAGGCAAGATCAGAGGCTTCGGAGCAGGCCGTCGGCCTGCCCAAGACCCTGCGGCGGCTCGACATCGTCGCCCTGGCCGTCGCCGCCGTCATCTCCCTGGACACGCTCGGCGTGATCTCCGTCAACGGGGGCGAGGCGTTCACGTGGACCGCCGTCCTCGCCGTGGTCTTCCTCGTCCCCTACGCGCTGATCTTCGCCGAACTCGGCTCGGCGTTCCCGCAGGAGGGCGGCCCCTACGTCTGGGTCAAGCTCGCCTTCGGCAAGCTCGCCGCGTCCGTCACGACCCTGTTCTACTGGGTCACCAACCCCGTGTGGATCGGCGGCTCGCTGGTCTTCCTGGCCGCCGACACCTGGGACGGGTTCGTCTTCCACCTCGGCAGCGGCACCGTCGCCGACTACGTCTTCAAGCTCGGGTTCGTCTGGCTGACCATCCTCACCGCGATCGTCAGTCTCCGCACCGGCAAGTGGATCACCATCGCGGGCGCGGTCGCGAAGATCGCCGTGGTCGTGGTCTTCGTCGGCACCGCCCTGGCCTACGGGGCGCAGCACGGATTCGCCGGACTCGAGGACGCCCGCTTCACGCCCACGATCGGCGGGTTCCTGGCGGTCGTGCCCATCCTGCTGTTCGCCTACGTCGGCTTCGAGGCGCCCAACGGCGCGGGCGAGGAGATGCGCGACCCGCAGCGCGACGTCCCGGGCGCCGTCGGCAGGTCCGCCGGCATCGCCGTCCTGTGCTACCTGCTGCCCGTCTTCGCCATCATCGCGGTCACCCCCGCCGAGGAGGTCACCGGGCTCGGCGGCTTCTTCGACGCGGTGCAGACGGTCTTCTCCCTGTACGGAGGGGCCGCCGACGGGCTCCTCACCGTCACCGCGGTCGTGTTCGTGTTCGCCCTGCTCAACCAGGGCAGCGCCTGGATGATCGTCTCCGACCGGATGCAGGCCATGGCCGCCGCCGACGGGGGCTTCTTCAGCCGGAGGCTCGGCGCGTTCCACCCGCGCCTGGGCACGCCGGTCCGGGTCAACATCCTGTCCGGCGTCACCGCGACCGTCTTCCTCCTCGCGGCCATGCAGCTCGTCGACGGCACCAGCGCCTCGGTCTTCGGCGTCGTCCTGACCGTCGCGATCACCACCCTTCTCATGTCCTACCTGGTGATCATCCCGGCCGCCGCCCGGCTCCGCCGCACCCATCCCGACACGCCCCGCCCGTACCGCGCCCCCGCCATGACCGCCTGCTGCGCCGTCGTCCTCGCCTGGATCGCCCTGGGCAGCTGGGTCGCCCTCTTCCCCGGCACCCTGGAATCCCTCTTCGGCGAGTCCTACGACTTCGCCGACAGCTGGGGCGTCTCCCGCCTGACCTTCGAGTCCTTCACCCTGGGCACCGTCGCCCTGCTCCTGGTCCTCGGCCTTCTCGGCCACTTCACCGGCACCCGCCGCCGCTGACCCGCCGCCCCGGCCGGCGCCCGCGCGATCCCGGCACGGGCGCCGCCGGTCAGGGGACGCCGATGAGGGTGTCGGTCATCTGCAGCAGACGGGCGGTGTCGTAGCCGGCCGAGACGAGTCTGCGCTGAATGTGGGTGAGGAGAGGGTGGGCGGTGAAGCAGCGGGTGTCGGGCTCGGGGCGATGGCGGGCTTCGAAGACCGGCCAGCCCGAGCAGGGGCCCGCGAACTCGCAGCCGGCGCAGTGCAGTGCGCGCGCCTCGCCGTCGCGGTCGAGGGAGCGCCGGTAGGCGGGGGACGCCAGGATCTCGGGCAGCGACTGGAGGGCGACGCCACCGAGTGCCAGACCGGCATCGTAGCCGTCGACGACGCGGTAGAGGCCGCCGTCGAGATCGACGACGAAGACGCCGTCGCCGTCCCGCGCCCGGTCGTAGAGGCGGGGCCGGAAACCCGCGAGATGCCTGACGGCGACCGAGAGCAGTTCGGTGAACGGGTCCACGGGATGCACCGCGCCGTCGTCGAACCAGAGGTCGAAGGCCGCGCACAGCGCCGAGACGAGGGCGGCGCGGTCGAGGTCGAAGGCCGCGGAATCGCGGGTGGCGGGCCCGTCGAACAGCGGGAGTATCCGCCAGGCGAGGCCCTGCCGCTTGACCCACGCGTACAGCGCGGCCACGTGCGGGGCGGTGTGCGCGGCCAGCACGGTGATCATCCCGAAGGGGACGCGGGCCTCGGCGAGGCGGGCCATGTTGGCGACCACGCGGTCCTCGGTCTCCCGGCCGCCCGCCGAGACCCGGACGCCCGGCACCGCGTCGAACGAGACGCCCACGCTGATCCGGTGCCGGCGCAGCAGCGTGAGGTGCGCGTCGGAGAGCCGGAACAGGTTGGTCTGGAGGCCGAGCCGGTACTCGTCCGAACCTCCGAACCGGTCGGTGAAGCTCGCGCAGAGCCACTCCAGCTCGGCGAGGGGAAGGGACAGGGGTTCGCCGCCGTGGAGGACGACCGAGGTTCGCGGGGTCCGGCCCGAGTCGCGGACCAGTTCGTGCTGGCTCGCGACGGCGTCGAGCAGCCGGAGGAAGGTACTCCGGGACATCCGGGCGCGGTCGGCCAGGTCGTCCCATTCGTAGCAGTAGGCGCAGCGAAGGTTGCAGAACTTGGAGGTCTTCACCACCCAGGTCGTCGACCAGTCGGCGCGCGCGGCCAAAGACGGGCTCACGTTCAGCCCTGGCGGCCCGGGATCTCGATGTCGACGGGAATTGCCGGATCGAATTCGACGGGCTCGATCACGTCCTCCCACTCGGTGTGCGGACGGTGGTCGATGTACTGGACCCAGGTGGGCCCGCTCTCCTGAACAAAAGCCGCAATTCCCCCCGGGGAGTTTATTTCAACCCGCAGGGTGTTGTTCTGGACGTGCAGGATATTGGTGGCGTCGCCCAGCCCGAGCGCATCGCGGATGGCCTCGGGACTGCCGCCGGAGGCGATCGCCTTCTGGACGGCACTGCGCAGTATTTTGGAGACGACCGAATCAGGATTCTCTTCTGGCATGGCTCCAAAGTACGCTTTGACACATCCGGCCCGCAAGGAAACAACTTTCCGCCGATGCCCATTTCGTCGGGGC harbors:
- a CDS encoding flavin-containing monooxygenase — its product is MSREVEVLVVGAGQAGVAMSEHLSEHGVPHLVLERSRIAERWRSERWDSLVANGPAWHDRFPGMEFPGLDPSGFASKEQVAEYFAAYAQKINAPIECGVEVTSVRRNEGRPGFRVETSHGPIEARFVVAATGPFQKPVIPPIVPDGAVPHQIHSSSYRNPDRLPEGAVLVVGSGSSGVQIAEEIQRSGRQVYLSVGPHDRPPRSYRGRDFCWWLGVLGMWDAETPPQGAEHVTIAVSGARGGHTVDFRDLASLGVHLVGRTDSFADGVVGFAQDLARNVANGDANLMALLDEADAYVTRNGLDLPEEPEARVLGPDPECVTDPLRELDLAAAGVTTIIWATGFATDYGWVQVDAFDENGRPKHRRGVSTEPGVYFLGLPWLSRRGSSFIWGVWHDARHVADHIGIQRGYRAHDESAGAARPAETLLEAAQ
- a CDS encoding radical SAM protein gives rise to the protein MSPSLAARADWSTTWVVKTSKFCNLRCAYCYEWDDLADRARMSRSTFLRLLDAVASQHELVRDSGRTPRTSVVLHGGEPLSLPLAELEWLCASFTDRFGGSDEYRLGLQTNLFRLSDAHLTLLRRHRISVGVSFDAVPGVRVSAGGRETEDRVVANMARLAEARVPFGMITVLAAHTAPHVAALYAWVKRQGLAWRILPLFDGPATRDSAAFDLDRAALVSALCAAFDLWFDDGAVHPVDPFTELLSVAVRHLAGFRPRLYDRARDGDGVFVVDLDGGLYRVVDGYDAGLALGGVALQSLPEILASPAYRRSLDRDGEARALHCAGCEFAGPCSGWPVFEARHRPEPDTRCFTAHPLLTHIQRRLVSAGYDTARLLQMTDTLIGVP
- a CDS encoding NAD(P)H-binding protein — translated: MILITGANGVVGRRTIDLLLREGAAVTAATRGGTPLPDGVTAATGDLFEPRWIEAALKGARALQISPRATGPGLGDLLEIAAGQGVRRVVLLSATTVAHPAGEARFADGFRRAEELVTASGLDWTVLRLADFAANSLAWAPQLKAGDIVRGAYGEAATSPLHETDIAEVAAAALQGRLASGAVHTLTGPVSLDQHEKVRLLGDALGRRLSFQELPPEQVRQGMLAQGLPEEVPARLLGSLADYARDPGPTTDTVARLLGRPALTFAAWARDNAVAFAP
- a CDS encoding TetR/AcrR family transcriptional regulator; amino-acid sequence: MSRAGRPKNQTARREALVTAAGRAIAERGLEGLRIKDIAAEAGMSAGSVLYYYPELDDLVLEVHRGAVEDFLTARQKATDAESAEPVRRLRALIDSGLPAGPEDTLHGLLYELHRRADRSPGHATLMESLFAREVGLYALVLEVGAATGAFTLVGPAGDLARNMVALEDGHGLHIVSRNAGLRPEEARRLILAHARLVTGCADL
- a CDS encoding RNA polymerase sigma-70 factor; this encodes MAEETDPATEAFVAHRNLLFTVAYEMLGSAADAEDVLQETWLRWADVDLAHVEEPRAYLVRVTTRQALNRLRSVQRRREAYVGPWLPEPLLTTPDVAEDVELAESVSMALMLVLETLAPVERAVFVLREVFDVGYDEIAEAVGKTPAAVRQIAHRARKHVDARRPRMTVSARETRAVVASFQQALESRDPQRLLDVLAPDVVLVSDGGGVKRAALRPVVGAAKVSRFAFIGSVGFATSITCEPAVINGAPALLILLDGEVDGVMAMRLEGGRIAGLYYVRNPEKLSRLTSSTPLTLH
- a CDS encoding APC family permease, giving the protein MTASPQDRTRPDQARSEASEQAVGLPKTLRRLDIVALAVAAVISLDTLGVISVNGGEAFTWTAVLAVVFLVPYALIFAELGSAFPQEGGPYVWVKLAFGKLAASVTTLFYWVTNPVWIGGSLVFLAADTWDGFVFHLGSGTVADYVFKLGFVWLTILTAIVSLRTGKWITIAGAVAKIAVVVVFVGTALAYGAQHGFAGLEDARFTPTIGGFLAVVPILLFAYVGFEAPNGAGEEMRDPQRDVPGAVGRSAGIAVLCYLLPVFAIIAVTPAEEVTGLGGFFDAVQTVFSLYGGAADGLLTVTAVVFVFALLNQGSAWMIVSDRMQAMAAADGGFFSRRLGAFHPRLGTPVRVNILSGVTATVFLLAAMQLVDGTSASVFGVVLTVAITTLLMSYLVIIPAAARLRRTHPDTPRPYRAPAMTACCAVVLAWIALGSWVALFPGTLESLFGESYDFADSWGVSRLTFESFTLGTVALLLVLGLLGHFTGTRRR
- a CDS encoding NAD(P)/FAD-dependent oxidoreductase; translation: MSQRIEVVVVGGGYAGVMAANRLTRHAGVTVTMINPRPVFVERIRLHQLAGGTDDAIAGFRDVLAEGVRLMVETVDRIDAGDRVVHLASGGTVGYDHLVYAVGSRAAAPAVPGAAEFAHPIAGLEEAERLRAALDAAPAGAAVTVVGGGPTGIETAAELAETGRAVTLVCGKVLGPYLHARGRRSVARRMAKLGVRVLEGPGAKAVAVTADSVRLADGRTLPSEVTIWTAGFAVPDLAARSGLRTDAEGRLRTDETLTSLDDPRIVAAGDSAAPSDLPLRMSCQAAIPLGARAADTILSRIEGETPETLNQVFAGQCISLGRRAGIFQFARKHDVAVGFHIGGRPGAKLKEFICKGIIEHLAGEAHEPGSYKLHRVSGGDHRDRLLATLPDAAPAVAEHAR